One segment of Macaca fascicularis isolate 582-1 chromosome 2, T2T-MFA8v1.1 DNA contains the following:
- the SLC26A6 gene encoding solute carrier family 26 member 6 isoform X1 — protein sequence MRRGEFRAQPRWPRASASLEQAFSACDASVYLCRFYAGGCPSAARGRGGSRRDPSPLGCAESRWCAARGPSRATGRQLRMEEPGQEMCRPGPRDTQALLSATQAVELRRRDYHMERPLLNQEHLEELGRWGSAPRTRQWRTWLQCSHARARALLLQHLPVLVWLPRYPVRDWLLGDLLSGMSVAIMQLPQGLAYALLAGLPPVFGLYSSFYPVFIYFLFGTSRHISVGTFAVMSVMVGSVTESLAPQTLNDSTINETTRDAERVRVASTLSVLVGLFQVGLGLIHFGFLVTYLSEPLVRGYTTAAAVQVFVSQLKYVFGLHLSSHSGPLSLIYTVLEVCRKLPQSKVSTVVTAAVAGVVLLVVKLLNDKLRRQLPMPIPGELLMLIGATGISYGMGLKHIFGVDVVGNISAGLVPPVAPNTQLFSKLVGSAFTIAVVGFAIAISLGKIFALRHGYRVDSNQELVALGLSNLIGGIFQCFPVSCSMSRSLVQESTGGNSQVAGAISSLFILLIIVKLGELFRDLPKAVLAAIIIVNLKGMLRQLSDVCSFWKANQADLLIWLVTFAATILLNLDLGLMVSVVFSLLLVVVRTQMPHYSILGQVPDTDIYRDVAEYSEAKEVPGVKVFRSSATVYFANADFYSDALKQRCGVDVDFLISQKKKLLKKREQLKLKQLQKEKKLQKQAASSKGASVSINVNTSLEDMRSNNVEDCKVMVSPGDKMEDATANGQEDSKAPDGSTLKALGLPQPDFHSLILDLGALSFVDTVCLKSLKNIFHDFRDIEVEVYMAACHSPVVSQLEAGHFFDASITKKHLFASVHDAVTFALQHPRPVPDSPVSVTRL from the exons ATGCGTCGGGGTGAGTTCAGAGCACAGCCCCGGTGGCCCCGCGCAAGCGCCTCGCTGGAGCAGGCATTCTCCGCTTGCGACGCCTCGGTTTACCTCTGCCGATTTTATGCAGGCGGCTGCCCCTCTGCAGCAAGGGGTAGGGGCGGGAGCCGGCGCGACCCCAGTCCCTTGGGCTGTGCGGAAAGCCGCTGGTGTGCCGCCCGAGGGCCATCCCGGGCCACAGGGAGGCAGCTGCGTATGGAGGAGCCCGGCCAGGAGATGTGCCGGCCGGG ACCGAGGGACACGCAGGCACTGCTGTCTGCAACACAAGCAGTGGAGCTGCGGAGGCGAGACTACCACATGGAACGGCCGCTGCTGAACCAGGAGCATTTGGAGGAGCTGGGGCGCTGGGGCTCAGCACCTAGGACCCGCCAGTGGCGGACCTGGTTGCA GTGCTCCCATGCTCGGGCCCGTGCCCTTCTGCTCCAACACCTCCCGGTTTTGGTCTGGTTACCCCGGTATCCTGTGCGTGACTGGCTCCTAGGTGACCTTTTATCTGGCATGAGTGTGGCCATCATGCAGCTTCCACAGG GCTTGGCCTATGCCCTCCTGGCTGGATTGCCCCCCGTGTTCGGCCTCTATAGCTCCTTCTACCCCGTCTTCATCTACTTCCTGTTTGGCACTTCCCGGCACATCTCCGTGG GGACCTTTGCTGTCATGTCTGTGATGGTGGGCAGTGTGACAGAATCCCTGGCCCCGCAGACCTTGAACGACTCCACTATCAATGAGACAACCAGAGACGCTGAGCGGGTGCGGGTGGCTTCCACACTCAGTGTCCTGGTCGGCCTCTTCCAG GTGGGGCTGGGCCTGATCCACTTCGGCTTCCTGGTCACCTACCTGTCAGAGCCTCTTGTCCGAGGCTATACCACAGCTGCAGCTGTGCAGGTCTTCGTCTCACAGCTCAAGTATGTGTTTGGCCTCCATCTGAGCAGCCACTCTGGGCCACTGTCCCTCATCTAT ACAGTGCTGGAGGTCTGCCGGAAGCTGCCCCAGAGCAAGGTCAGCACGGTGGTCACTGCAGCTGTGGCTGGGGTTGTGCTCCTGGTGGTGAAGCTGTTGAATGACAAGCTGCGGCGGCAGCTGCCCATGCCGATACCCGGGGAGCTGCTCATG CTCATCGGGGCCACAGGCATCTCCTATGGCATGGGTCTGAAGCACATATTTGGGGTAGATGTCGTGGGCAACATCTCTGCAGG GCTAGTGCCCCCAGTGGCCCCCAACACCCAGCTGTTCTCAAAGCTCGTGGGCAGCGCCTTCACCATCGCTGTGGTTGGGTTCGCCATTGCCATCTCGCTGGGGAAGATCTTCGCCCTGAGGCATGGCTACCGGGTGGACAGCAACCAG GAGCTGGTGGCCCTGGGCCTCAGTAACCTCATTGGAGGCATCTTCCAGTGCTTCCCCGTGAGTTGCTCTATGTCTCGGAGCCTGGTACAGGAGAGCACCGGGGGCAACTCGCAG GTTGCTGGAGCCATCTCTTCCCTTTTCATCCTCCTCATCATTGTCAAACTTGGGGAACTCTTCCGTGACCTGCCCAAG GCGGTCCTGGCGGCCATCATCATTGTGAACTTGAAGGGCATGCTGCGGCAGCTCAGCGACGTGTGCTCCTTCTGGAAAGCCAATCAGGCAGATCTG CTCATCTGGCTGGTGACCTTCGCAGCCACCATCCTGCTGAACCTGGACCTTGGCCTGATGGTTTCGGTCGTCTTCTCCCTACTGCTTGTGGTGGTCCGGACACAGAT GCCCCACTACTCTATCCTGGGGCAGGTGCCAGACACGGATATTTACAGAGATGTGGCAGAGTACTCAGAG GCCAAGGAAGTCCCGGGAGTGAAGGTCTTCCGCTCCTCGGCCACCGTGTACTTTGCCAACGCTGACTTCTACAGTGATGCGCTGAAGCAGAGG TGCGGTGTGGATGTCGACTTCCTCATCTCCCAGAAGAAGAAACTGCTCAAGAAGCGGGAGCAGCTGAAGCTGAAGCAACTgcagaaagagaagaagcttCAGAAACAG GCTGCCTCCTCCAAGGGCGCTTCAGTTTCCATTAACGTCAACACCAGCCTTGAAGACATGAGGAGCAACAACGTTGAGGACTGCAAGGTGATG GTGAGCCCAGGAGATAAGATGGAAGATGCAACAGCCAATGGTCAAGAAGACTCCAAGGCCCCAGATGGGTCCACACTGAAGGCCCTGGGCCTGCCTCAGCCAGACTTCCACAGCCTCATCCTGGACCTGGGTGCCCTCTCCTTCGTGGACACTGTGTGCCTCAAGAGCCTGAAGAAT ATTTTCCACGACTTCCGGGATATCGAGGTAGAGGTGTACATGGCGGCCTGCCACA GCCCTGTGGTCAGCCAGCTTGAGGCCGGGCACTTCTTCGATGCATCCATCACCAAGAAGCATCTCTTTGCTTC
- the SLC26A6 gene encoding solute carrier family 26 member 6 isoform X26 translates to MSVMVGSVTESLAPQTLNDSTINETTRDAERVRVASTLSVLVGLFQVGLGLIHFGFLVTYLSEPLVRGYTTAAAVQVFVSQLKYVFGLHLSSHSGPLSLIYLIGATGISYGMGLKHIFGVDVVGNISAGLVPPVAPNTQLFSKLVGSAFTIAVVGFAIAISLGKIFALRHGYRVDSNQELVALGLSNLIGGIFQCFPVSCSMSRSLVQESTGGNSQVAGAISSLFILLIIVKLGELFRDLPKAVLAAIIIVNLKGMLRQLSDVCSFWKANQADLLIWLVTFAATILLNLDLGLMVSVVFSLLLVVVRTQMPHYSILGQVPDTDIYRDVAEYSEAKEVPGVKVFRSSATVYFANADFYSDALKQRCGVDVDFLISQKKKLLKKREQLKLKQLQKEKKLQKQAASSKGASVSINVNTSLEDMRSNNVEDCKVSPGDKMEDATANGQEDSKAPDGSTLKALGLPQPDFHSLILDLGALSFVDTVCLKSLKNIFHDFRDIEVEVYMAACHSPVVSQLEAGHFFDASITKKHLFASVHDAVTFALQHPRPVPDSPVSVTRL, encoded by the exons ATGTCTGTGATGGTGGGCAGTGTGACAGAATCCCTGGCCCCGCAGACCTTGAACGACTCCACTATCAATGAGACAACCAGAGACGCTGAGCGGGTGCGGGTGGCTTCCACACTCAGTGTCCTGGTCGGCCTCTTCCAG GTGGGGCTGGGCCTGATCCACTTCGGCTTCCTGGTCACCTACCTGTCAGAGCCTCTTGTCCGAGGCTATACCACAGCTGCAGCTGTGCAGGTCTTCGTCTCACAGCTCAAGTATGTGTTTGGCCTCCATCTGAGCAGCCACTCTGGGCCACTGTCCCTCATCTAT CTCATCGGGGCCACAGGCATCTCCTATGGCATGGGTCTGAAGCACATATTTGGGGTAGATGTCGTGGGCAACATCTCTGCAGG GCTAGTGCCCCCAGTGGCCCCCAACACCCAGCTGTTCTCAAAGCTCGTGGGCAGCGCCTTCACCATCGCTGTGGTTGGGTTCGCCATTGCCATCTCGCTGGGGAAGATCTTCGCCCTGAGGCATGGCTACCGGGTGGACAGCAACCAG GAGCTGGTGGCCCTGGGCCTCAGTAACCTCATTGGAGGCATCTTCCAGTGCTTCCCCGTGAGTTGCTCTATGTCTCGGAGCCTGGTACAGGAGAGCACCGGGGGCAACTCGCAG GTTGCTGGAGCCATCTCTTCCCTTTTCATCCTCCTCATCATTGTCAAACTTGGGGAACTCTTCCGTGACCTGCCCAAG GCGGTCCTGGCGGCCATCATCATTGTGAACTTGAAGGGCATGCTGCGGCAGCTCAGCGACGTGTGCTCCTTCTGGAAAGCCAATCAGGCAGATCTG CTCATCTGGCTGGTGACCTTCGCAGCCACCATCCTGCTGAACCTGGACCTTGGCCTGATGGTTTCGGTCGTCTTCTCCCTACTGCTTGTGGTGGTCCGGACACAGAT GCCCCACTACTCTATCCTGGGGCAGGTGCCAGACACGGATATTTACAGAGATGTGGCAGAGTACTCAGAG GCCAAGGAAGTCCCGGGAGTGAAGGTCTTCCGCTCCTCGGCCACCGTGTACTTTGCCAACGCTGACTTCTACAGTGATGCGCTGAAGCAGAGG TGCGGTGTGGATGTCGACTTCCTCATCTCCCAGAAGAAGAAACTGCTCAAGAAGCGGGAGCAGCTGAAGCTGAAGCAACTgcagaaagagaagaagcttCAGAAACAG GCTGCCTCCTCCAAGGGCGCTTCAGTTTCCATTAACGTCAACACCAGCCTTGAAGACATGAGGAGCAACAACGTTGAGGACTGCAAG GTGAGCCCAGGAGATAAGATGGAAGATGCAACAGCCAATGGTCAAGAAGACTCCAAGGCCCCAGATGGGTCCACACTGAAGGCCCTGGGCCTGCCTCAGCCAGACTTCCACAGCCTCATCCTGGACCTGGGTGCCCTCTCCTTCGTGGACACTGTGTGCCTCAAGAGCCTGAAGAAT ATTTTCCACGACTTCCGGGATATCGAGGTAGAGGTGTACATGGCGGCCTGCCACA GCCCTGTGGTCAGCCAGCTTGAGGCCGGGCACTTCTTCGATGCATCCATCACCAAGAAGCATCTCTTTGCTTC
- the SLC26A6 gene encoding solute carrier family 26 member 6 isoform X22 yields MSVMVGSVTESLAPQTLNDSTINETTRDAERVRVASTLSVLVGLFQVGLGLIHFGFLVTYLSEPLVRGYTTAAAVQVFVSQLKYVFGLHLSSHSGPLSLIYTVLEVCRKLPQSKLIGATGISYGMGLKHIFGVDVVGNISAGLVPPVAPNTQLFSKLVGSAFTIAVVGFAIAISLGKIFALRHGYRVDSNQELVALGLSNLIGGIFQCFPVSCSMSRSLVQESTGGNSQVAGAISSLFILLIIVKLGELFRDLPKAVLAAIIIVNLKGMLRQLSDVCSFWKANQADLLIWLVTFAATILLNLDLGLMVSVVFSLLLVVVRTQMPHYSILGQVPDTDIYRDVAEYSEAKEVPGVKVFRSSATVYFANADFYSDALKQRCGVDVDFLISQKKKLLKKREQLKLKQLQKEKKLQKQAASSKGASVSINVNTSLEDMRSNNVEDCKVMQVSPGDKMEDATANGQEDSKAPDGSTLKALGLPQPDFHSLILDLGALSFVDTVCLKSLKNIFHDFRDIEVEVYMAACHSPVVSQLEAGHFFDASITKKHLFASVHDAVTFALQHPRPVPDSPVSVTRL; encoded by the exons ATGTCTGTGATGGTGGGCAGTGTGACAGAATCCCTGGCCCCGCAGACCTTGAACGACTCCACTATCAATGAGACAACCAGAGACGCTGAGCGGGTGCGGGTGGCTTCCACACTCAGTGTCCTGGTCGGCCTCTTCCAG GTGGGGCTGGGCCTGATCCACTTCGGCTTCCTGGTCACCTACCTGTCAGAGCCTCTTGTCCGAGGCTATACCACAGCTGCAGCTGTGCAGGTCTTCGTCTCACAGCTCAAGTATGTGTTTGGCCTCCATCTGAGCAGCCACTCTGGGCCACTGTCCCTCATCTAT ACAGTGCTGGAGGTCTGCCGGAAGCTGCCCCAGAGCAAG CTCATCGGGGCCACAGGCATCTCCTATGGCATGGGTCTGAAGCACATATTTGGGGTAGATGTCGTGGGCAACATCTCTGCAGG GCTAGTGCCCCCAGTGGCCCCCAACACCCAGCTGTTCTCAAAGCTCGTGGGCAGCGCCTTCACCATCGCTGTGGTTGGGTTCGCCATTGCCATCTCGCTGGGGAAGATCTTCGCCCTGAGGCATGGCTACCGGGTGGACAGCAACCAG GAGCTGGTGGCCCTGGGCCTCAGTAACCTCATTGGAGGCATCTTCCAGTGCTTCCCCGTGAGTTGCTCTATGTCTCGGAGCCTGGTACAGGAGAGCACCGGGGGCAACTCGCAG GTTGCTGGAGCCATCTCTTCCCTTTTCATCCTCCTCATCATTGTCAAACTTGGGGAACTCTTCCGTGACCTGCCCAAG GCGGTCCTGGCGGCCATCATCATTGTGAACTTGAAGGGCATGCTGCGGCAGCTCAGCGACGTGTGCTCCTTCTGGAAAGCCAATCAGGCAGATCTG CTCATCTGGCTGGTGACCTTCGCAGCCACCATCCTGCTGAACCTGGACCTTGGCCTGATGGTTTCGGTCGTCTTCTCCCTACTGCTTGTGGTGGTCCGGACACAGAT GCCCCACTACTCTATCCTGGGGCAGGTGCCAGACACGGATATTTACAGAGATGTGGCAGAGTACTCAGAG GCCAAGGAAGTCCCGGGAGTGAAGGTCTTCCGCTCCTCGGCCACCGTGTACTTTGCCAACGCTGACTTCTACAGTGATGCGCTGAAGCAGAGG TGCGGTGTGGATGTCGACTTCCTCATCTCCCAGAAGAAGAAACTGCTCAAGAAGCGGGAGCAGCTGAAGCTGAAGCAACTgcagaaagagaagaagcttCAGAAACAG GCTGCCTCCTCCAAGGGCGCTTCAGTTTCCATTAACGTCAACACCAGCCTTGAAGACATGAGGAGCAACAACGTTGAGGACTGCAAGGTGATG CAGGTGAGCCCAGGAGATAAGATGGAAGATGCAACAGCCAATGGTCAAGAAGACTCCAAGGCCCCAGATGGGTCCACACTGAAGGCCCTGGGCCTGCCTCAGCCAGACTTCCACAGCCTCATCCTGGACCTGGGTGCCCTCTCCTTCGTGGACACTGTGTGCCTCAAGAGCCTGAAGAAT ATTTTCCACGACTTCCGGGATATCGAGGTAGAGGTGTACATGGCGGCCTGCCACA GCCCTGTGGTCAGCCAGCTTGAGGCCGGGCACTTCTTCGATGCATCCATCACCAAGAAGCATCTCTTTGCTTC
- the SLC26A6 gene encoding solute carrier family 26 member 6 isoform X20, whose amino-acid sequence MSVMVGSVTESLAPQTLNDSTINETTRDAERVRVASTLSVLVGLFQVGLGLIHFGFLVTYLSEPLVRGYTTAAAVQVFVSQLKYVFGLHLSSHSGPLSLIYTVLEVCRKLPQSKVSTVVTAAVAGVVLLVVKLLNDKLRRQLPMPIPGELLMLIGATGISYGMGLKHIFGVDVVGNISAGLVPPVAPNTQLFSKLVGSAFTIAVVGFAIAISLGKIFALRHGYRVDSNQELVALGLSNLIGGIFQCFPVSCSMSRSLVQESTGGNSQVAGAISSLFILLIIVKLGELFRDLPKAVLAAIIIVNLKGMLRQLSDVCSFWKANQADLLIWLVTFAATILLNLDLGLMVSVVFSLLLVVVRTQMPHYSILGQVPDTDIYRDVAEYSEAKEVPGVKVFRSSATVYFANADFYSDALKQRCGVDVDFLISQKKKLLKKREQLKLKQLQKEKKLQKQAASSKGASVSINVNTSLEDMRSNNVEDCKVMVSPGDKMEDATANGQEDSKAPDGSTLKALGLPQPDFHSLILDLGALSFVDTVCLKSLKNIFHDFRDIEVEVYMAACHSPVVSQLEAGHFFDASITKKHLFASVHDAVTFALQHPRPVPDSPVSVTRL is encoded by the exons ATGTCTGTGATGGTGGGCAGTGTGACAGAATCCCTGGCCCCGCAGACCTTGAACGACTCCACTATCAATGAGACAACCAGAGACGCTGAGCGGGTGCGGGTGGCTTCCACACTCAGTGTCCTGGTCGGCCTCTTCCAG GTGGGGCTGGGCCTGATCCACTTCGGCTTCCTGGTCACCTACCTGTCAGAGCCTCTTGTCCGAGGCTATACCACAGCTGCAGCTGTGCAGGTCTTCGTCTCACAGCTCAAGTATGTGTTTGGCCTCCATCTGAGCAGCCACTCTGGGCCACTGTCCCTCATCTAT ACAGTGCTGGAGGTCTGCCGGAAGCTGCCCCAGAGCAAGGTCAGCACGGTGGTCACTGCAGCTGTGGCTGGGGTTGTGCTCCTGGTGGTGAAGCTGTTGAATGACAAGCTGCGGCGGCAGCTGCCCATGCCGATACCCGGGGAGCTGCTCATG CTCATCGGGGCCACAGGCATCTCCTATGGCATGGGTCTGAAGCACATATTTGGGGTAGATGTCGTGGGCAACATCTCTGCAGG GCTAGTGCCCCCAGTGGCCCCCAACACCCAGCTGTTCTCAAAGCTCGTGGGCAGCGCCTTCACCATCGCTGTGGTTGGGTTCGCCATTGCCATCTCGCTGGGGAAGATCTTCGCCCTGAGGCATGGCTACCGGGTGGACAGCAACCAG GAGCTGGTGGCCCTGGGCCTCAGTAACCTCATTGGAGGCATCTTCCAGTGCTTCCCCGTGAGTTGCTCTATGTCTCGGAGCCTGGTACAGGAGAGCACCGGGGGCAACTCGCAG GTTGCTGGAGCCATCTCTTCCCTTTTCATCCTCCTCATCATTGTCAAACTTGGGGAACTCTTCCGTGACCTGCCCAAG GCGGTCCTGGCGGCCATCATCATTGTGAACTTGAAGGGCATGCTGCGGCAGCTCAGCGACGTGTGCTCCTTCTGGAAAGCCAATCAGGCAGATCTG CTCATCTGGCTGGTGACCTTCGCAGCCACCATCCTGCTGAACCTGGACCTTGGCCTGATGGTTTCGGTCGTCTTCTCCCTACTGCTTGTGGTGGTCCGGACACAGAT GCCCCACTACTCTATCCTGGGGCAGGTGCCAGACACGGATATTTACAGAGATGTGGCAGAGTACTCAGAG GCCAAGGAAGTCCCGGGAGTGAAGGTCTTCCGCTCCTCGGCCACCGTGTACTTTGCCAACGCTGACTTCTACAGTGATGCGCTGAAGCAGAGG TGCGGTGTGGATGTCGACTTCCTCATCTCCCAGAAGAAGAAACTGCTCAAGAAGCGGGAGCAGCTGAAGCTGAAGCAACTgcagaaagagaagaagcttCAGAAACAG GCTGCCTCCTCCAAGGGCGCTTCAGTTTCCATTAACGTCAACACCAGCCTTGAAGACATGAGGAGCAACAACGTTGAGGACTGCAAGGTGATG GTGAGCCCAGGAGATAAGATGGAAGATGCAACAGCCAATGGTCAAGAAGACTCCAAGGCCCCAGATGGGTCCACACTGAAGGCCCTGGGCCTGCCTCAGCCAGACTTCCACAGCCTCATCCTGGACCTGGGTGCCCTCTCCTTCGTGGACACTGTGTGCCTCAAGAGCCTGAAGAAT ATTTTCCACGACTTCCGGGATATCGAGGTAGAGGTGTACATGGCGGCCTGCCACA GCCCTGTGGTCAGCCAGCTTGAGGCCGGGCACTTCTTCGATGCATCCATCACCAAGAAGCATCTCTTTGCTTC
- the SLC26A6 gene encoding solute carrier family 26 member 6 isoform X19, with protein sequence MSVMVGSVTESLAPQTLNDSTINETTRDAERVRVASTLSVLVGLFQVGLGLIHFGFLVTYLSEPLVRGYTTAAAVQVFVSQLKYVFGLHLSSHSGPLSLIYTVLEVCRKLPQSKVSTVVTAAVAGVVLLVVKLLNDKLRRQLPMPIPGELLMLIGATGISYGMGLKHIFGVDVVGNISAGLVPPVAPNTQLFSKLVGSAFTIAVVGFAIAISLGKIFALRHGYRVDSNQELVALGLSNLIGGIFQCFPVSCSMSRSLVQESTGGNSQVAGAISSLFILLIIVKLGELFRDLPKAVLAAIIIVNLKGMLRQLSDVCSFWKANQADLLIWLVTFAATILLNLDLGLMVSVVFSLLLVVVRTQMPHYSILGQVPDTDIYRDVAEYSEAKEVPGVKVFRSSATVYFANADFYSDALKQRCGVDVDFLISQKKKLLKKREQLKLKQLQKEKKLQKQAASSKGASVSINVNTSLEDMRSNNVEDCKVMQVSPGDKMEDATANGQEDSKAPDGSTLKALGLPQPDFHSLILDLGALSFVDTVCLKSLKNIFHDFRDIEVEVYMAACHSPVVSQLEAGHFFDASITKKHLFASVHDAVTFALQHPRPVPDSPVSVTRL encoded by the exons ATGTCTGTGATGGTGGGCAGTGTGACAGAATCCCTGGCCCCGCAGACCTTGAACGACTCCACTATCAATGAGACAACCAGAGACGCTGAGCGGGTGCGGGTGGCTTCCACACTCAGTGTCCTGGTCGGCCTCTTCCAG GTGGGGCTGGGCCTGATCCACTTCGGCTTCCTGGTCACCTACCTGTCAGAGCCTCTTGTCCGAGGCTATACCACAGCTGCAGCTGTGCAGGTCTTCGTCTCACAGCTCAAGTATGTGTTTGGCCTCCATCTGAGCAGCCACTCTGGGCCACTGTCCCTCATCTAT ACAGTGCTGGAGGTCTGCCGGAAGCTGCCCCAGAGCAAGGTCAGCACGGTGGTCACTGCAGCTGTGGCTGGGGTTGTGCTCCTGGTGGTGAAGCTGTTGAATGACAAGCTGCGGCGGCAGCTGCCCATGCCGATACCCGGGGAGCTGCTCATG CTCATCGGGGCCACAGGCATCTCCTATGGCATGGGTCTGAAGCACATATTTGGGGTAGATGTCGTGGGCAACATCTCTGCAGG GCTAGTGCCCCCAGTGGCCCCCAACACCCAGCTGTTCTCAAAGCTCGTGGGCAGCGCCTTCACCATCGCTGTGGTTGGGTTCGCCATTGCCATCTCGCTGGGGAAGATCTTCGCCCTGAGGCATGGCTACCGGGTGGACAGCAACCAG GAGCTGGTGGCCCTGGGCCTCAGTAACCTCATTGGAGGCATCTTCCAGTGCTTCCCCGTGAGTTGCTCTATGTCTCGGAGCCTGGTACAGGAGAGCACCGGGGGCAACTCGCAG GTTGCTGGAGCCATCTCTTCCCTTTTCATCCTCCTCATCATTGTCAAACTTGGGGAACTCTTCCGTGACCTGCCCAAG GCGGTCCTGGCGGCCATCATCATTGTGAACTTGAAGGGCATGCTGCGGCAGCTCAGCGACGTGTGCTCCTTCTGGAAAGCCAATCAGGCAGATCTG CTCATCTGGCTGGTGACCTTCGCAGCCACCATCCTGCTGAACCTGGACCTTGGCCTGATGGTTTCGGTCGTCTTCTCCCTACTGCTTGTGGTGGTCCGGACACAGAT GCCCCACTACTCTATCCTGGGGCAGGTGCCAGACACGGATATTTACAGAGATGTGGCAGAGTACTCAGAG GCCAAGGAAGTCCCGGGAGTGAAGGTCTTCCGCTCCTCGGCCACCGTGTACTTTGCCAACGCTGACTTCTACAGTGATGCGCTGAAGCAGAGG TGCGGTGTGGATGTCGACTTCCTCATCTCCCAGAAGAAGAAACTGCTCAAGAAGCGGGAGCAGCTGAAGCTGAAGCAACTgcagaaagagaagaagcttCAGAAACAG GCTGCCTCCTCCAAGGGCGCTTCAGTTTCCATTAACGTCAACACCAGCCTTGAAGACATGAGGAGCAACAACGTTGAGGACTGCAAGGTGATG CAGGTGAGCCCAGGAGATAAGATGGAAGATGCAACAGCCAATGGTCAAGAAGACTCCAAGGCCCCAGATGGGTCCACACTGAAGGCCCTGGGCCTGCCTCAGCCAGACTTCCACAGCCTCATCCTGGACCTGGGTGCCCTCTCCTTCGTGGACACTGTGTGCCTCAAGAGCCTGAAGAAT ATTTTCCACGACTTCCGGGATATCGAGGTAGAGGTGTACATGGCGGCCTGCCACA GCCCTGTGGTCAGCCAGCTTGAGGCCGGGCACTTCTTCGATGCATCCATCACCAAGAAGCATCTCTTTGCTTC
- the SLC26A6 gene encoding solute carrier family 26 member 6 isoform X29, with the protein MPIPGELLMLIGATGISYGMGLKHIFGVDVVGNISAGLVPPVAPNTQLFSKLVGSAFTIAVVGFAIAISLGKIFALRHGYRVDSNQELVALGLSNLIGGIFQCFPVSCSMSRSLVQESTGGNSQVAGAISSLFILLIIVKLGELFRDLPKAVLAAIIIVNLKGMLRQLSDVCSFWKANQADLLIWLVTFAATILLNLDLGLMVSVVFSLLLVVVRTQMPHYSILGQVPDTDIYRDVAEYSEAKEVPGVKVFRSSATVYFANADFYSDALKQRCGVDVDFLISQKKKLLKKREQLKLKQLQKEKKLQKQAASSKGASVSINVNTSLEDMRSNNVEDCKVMQVSPGDKMEDATANGQEDSKAPDGSTLKALGLPQPDFHSLILDLGALSFVDTVCLKSLKNIFHDFRDIEVEVYMAACHSPVVSQLEAGHFFDASITKKHLFASVHDAVTFALQHPRPVPDSPVSVTRL; encoded by the exons ATGCCGATACCCGGGGAGCTGCTCATG CTCATCGGGGCCACAGGCATCTCCTATGGCATGGGTCTGAAGCACATATTTGGGGTAGATGTCGTGGGCAACATCTCTGCAGG GCTAGTGCCCCCAGTGGCCCCCAACACCCAGCTGTTCTCAAAGCTCGTGGGCAGCGCCTTCACCATCGCTGTGGTTGGGTTCGCCATTGCCATCTCGCTGGGGAAGATCTTCGCCCTGAGGCATGGCTACCGGGTGGACAGCAACCAG GAGCTGGTGGCCCTGGGCCTCAGTAACCTCATTGGAGGCATCTTCCAGTGCTTCCCCGTGAGTTGCTCTATGTCTCGGAGCCTGGTACAGGAGAGCACCGGGGGCAACTCGCAG GTTGCTGGAGCCATCTCTTCCCTTTTCATCCTCCTCATCATTGTCAAACTTGGGGAACTCTTCCGTGACCTGCCCAAG GCGGTCCTGGCGGCCATCATCATTGTGAACTTGAAGGGCATGCTGCGGCAGCTCAGCGACGTGTGCTCCTTCTGGAAAGCCAATCAGGCAGATCTG CTCATCTGGCTGGTGACCTTCGCAGCCACCATCCTGCTGAACCTGGACCTTGGCCTGATGGTTTCGGTCGTCTTCTCCCTACTGCTTGTGGTGGTCCGGACACAGAT GCCCCACTACTCTATCCTGGGGCAGGTGCCAGACACGGATATTTACAGAGATGTGGCAGAGTACTCAGAG GCCAAGGAAGTCCCGGGAGTGAAGGTCTTCCGCTCCTCGGCCACCGTGTACTTTGCCAACGCTGACTTCTACAGTGATGCGCTGAAGCAGAGG TGCGGTGTGGATGTCGACTTCCTCATCTCCCAGAAGAAGAAACTGCTCAAGAAGCGGGAGCAGCTGAAGCTGAAGCAACTgcagaaagagaagaagcttCAGAAACAG GCTGCCTCCTCCAAGGGCGCTTCAGTTTCCATTAACGTCAACACCAGCCTTGAAGACATGAGGAGCAACAACGTTGAGGACTGCAAGGTGATG CAGGTGAGCCCAGGAGATAAGATGGAAGATGCAACAGCCAATGGTCAAGAAGACTCCAAGGCCCCAGATGGGTCCACACTGAAGGCCCTGGGCCTGCCTCAGCCAGACTTCCACAGCCTCATCCTGGACCTGGGTGCCCTCTCCTTCGTGGACACTGTGTGCCTCAAGAGCCTGAAGAAT ATTTTCCACGACTTCCGGGATATCGAGGTAGAGGTGTACATGGCGGCCTGCCACA GCCCTGTGGTCAGCCAGCTTGAGGCCGGGCACTTCTTCGATGCATCCATCACCAAGAAGCATCTCTTTGCTTC